From the Streptomyces sp. KMM 9044 genome, one window contains:
- a CDS encoding GNAT family N-acetyltransferase, with amino-acid sequence MSLRRRPVPDPSAPYASRVAVHEHVADGFGSVRVLPLAPSADTPVLHPWVSGERAFFWGMNGLTEQQVAEIYTHMDTLDTHHAYLVVKDGEPAALLQTYEPGADRVGDCYPVEPGDIGVHLLLAPAGPKGVRSGWTAALVAALMGFVLLGPDRRRVVVDPDVANEKAVARFLRQGFTAGPEVVLPEVDLPDVYLPEKKARLAFLTREAVFGDR; translated from the coding sequence ATGAGTCTCAGGAGGAGACCGGTGCCTGACCCGTCCGCCCCGTACGCGTCCCGCGTGGCCGTTCACGAGCACGTGGCCGACGGCTTCGGTTCCGTACGCGTGCTGCCGCTCGCCCCGTCGGCGGACACGCCCGTACTGCACCCCTGGGTGAGCGGTGAACGCGCCTTCTTCTGGGGCATGAACGGCCTCACCGAGCAGCAGGTGGCCGAGATCTACACCCATATGGACACGCTGGACACCCACCACGCGTACCTCGTCGTCAAGGACGGCGAGCCGGCCGCGCTGCTCCAGACGTACGAGCCGGGGGCCGACCGGGTCGGCGACTGCTACCCCGTCGAGCCCGGCGACATCGGCGTCCACCTGCTGCTGGCTCCGGCCGGCCCGAAAGGGGTGCGTTCCGGGTGGACCGCCGCGCTGGTGGCCGCGCTCATGGGGTTCGTCCTGCTGGGCCCGGACCGCAGGCGCGTGGTGGTCGACCCGGACGTGGCCAACGAGAAGGCGGTCGCCCGCTTCCTGCGGCAGGGTTTCACGGCCGGTCCCGAGGTCGTCCTGCCCGAGGTCGATCTGCCGGACGTGTACCTGCCGGAGAAGAAGGCCCGACTCGCTTTCCTCACAAGGGAGGCGGTCTTCGGCGACAGGTGA